The genomic interval GGGATCGTAGATGTAGGCATCGACCTTGCCACCCTGTTTGATCCGGTAGGCTTTCCACTCGTCGAGGCCCAGCTCAGTCGACGTGTCCTTGCACCCGTCGGGATATTTATCGGCCTTGCCTCCTCCTTTTTTAGACACGAAGACGACGTCCGTCGCTGTGCCCGCTTTCACGTCCTTGCAGACGGGGAGCACTGCGTCAAGGATGCTTCGGCGCATCGTGATCGTTTCTGATCCCTTCGATCCGCTGACCAGGAGAGCCGGGACGTCCCGCGTCATCCGCTCTCCAGCTTGACGGAGGTCATTGGTCATGGCGGTGAGTGCGACCGAGGCGTTCTGGTTGACGGCCACCCGTGCCATATCCGCCTGGTACATCCGTTGCGATGAGAACACGAGGTTCAGCAGGGCAGTCATGACGATGCCGCTGACCGCCATGACAATCAGCAGTTCCGTCAAGGTAAAGCCGGAGCGCGCGCCGTTCACTTGGCCCTCAGGTCGGTCAGGACCGTTTCACCCATGAACAGCACTGTGGTTCCCGAGAGGATAGACAGCCGCACGCTTTTCTGATTGCTGGCGCAGAATGACGTCGTCACGCAGTATTCCTGGCGTATGGTGAACGCCCTGTTGTTGTAGGTCACGTTCTCCTCCGTTTTGCCGGTGACAGGGATCGTGGTCAACGCTTCCCTTTTCAGATCGTCGAACTCACGTTGAGCTAGTTGAATGGCCTGAGTTTTGGTATCGGCCTGCTGGTTGACCCGAAAGATACTCAGCATCAGCGCGATCAGGGCCATGACTCCGATGGCGATGACGCTGATCGTGACCAGCACTTCGATGAGAGTGAAGCCCTGCTGATGGTTCATTTGACCTCCGTTGCGCCGCCAGCATAGACCGTGACCGTTCTGGACCGGGCATTCTTGTCGGTGAAGGTGACCGTCGGCAGTGTCGAACTGCCGGTTAAAATTCCCCGACTGGTAAAGCAGGAGGTCCATTCTGTTGCGAAGGTGCTGATGGTGAGGTCATTCGGCGCCGTGTAGGTGAGGGCGGGTAACGTGGTCCAACCAGAAGCTGGTGCTGCGCAGGAGGTGGCCACGCTGGTCGTGTACACCCGGCTGGAGGCTGGGCGTTGAATGCGGACCGCGCTCGTCGATGCGATGGCGCGGGCGCGACTGGCGGTCAGGACGCTGTTCAGTGCGCGGGCGGCCTCATCGGCGGGTTGTCGGAGTCGCCCGACGTTGAAGGCGGCGATGGTTCCGAGGATGCCGAGAATGGCGATCACGACGAGGATCTCAATCAGCGTGAAGGCATCTTCGCTGCGGCGAGCGAAGCGTCGTACCGTTGGGCGTGCGTTCCGTATCGCCGGGGATATCATTGAATGGCATTATCGAGGGTGAATTGTCACAGGACTGGTGCAAATGACCAGGAGTGCATGCACCTGATTGGGGGGATTATTTTCTGTGAAAAACCGCACTTTTCACATTCGGTTGTAAACATTTAAGTGGCCATGATTTCAGAAGAGGCACCTCTTACTACCCGTATTCTGCTAAGAATTTGGACTTTTATGATGCACTTGTCAACGCCTATATAATGTTCTGCAAGTGGTAATGATATGCCGATTTGATACAATGATGTTTTAAGAATATTTACTTATGTGGAATTGGAGGCGATTTCGCTAGTTTTCTCATATGCCGCAGATTCCGCTCAGAATAGCCACTCCCTATATGCTTTTTCAGATAAAGCGCTAATTCTGATACAATTTTGGTCTTATCTGGCTTATCTTCAAGAAAAATATTTAACTTATTTCCGACTTGCCATTGAATATCCGAAGCCTCAGAGTCGCAATATTCATGTCCTGACTTTATAATATCGAACACTTGATAAAAGAAATCCTGAGTATCTGCCTGATTTGTTTCCTGCATATATCCTCGAAAGTGAGAGCTACACTTAGAATGCCGGGAAGGCCACATATACATCGCAAGCTAGTCTTTTATAAGTGCTTTTAATAATCCCAACCCTCTTAGATTGCACCGATGATATTCTCGGACCATGCCAAAATGACCCACCGGAATTGTATTCCGCTATACAACTGACCGCACCCAAGATCCGTCTGGACCGTGATGTTGGCCTAGATTTTATTGCTCAGTGTCTAATGTGTCTCCAGAAAATGACCAGATAGAGATATTCAAATAAGACGCCGCTACATCATTCTTGCGGATCCGGACAGACCGTACCAAGGTGGTCCGCCAGTCTCTGAAGCGCCGGGACGTCGACACGCTGATCTGCCTGAACCTGGACACCCTGCGTCTGCTCGGCCGGGGGGGGCGCCCACACCAGCCCCCACACCCTGCGCGCTTACGCGACGCTTACCTCGCCTACGCCCTCCCCCTCGGGTGGAAGCGCATGACGGAGCACGACACGGACCTCACGGTTGGGTACCTCCGCGCCCTCGAACGGACCGGCCTGACCCCCGGCACGATCAACGCCCGCCGGTCTGCAGCCCGCGCGCTGCACCGGGCGCTCCGCTGGGCTGGAGTGCTGCAGGCGGACCCGTTCGGGGATACCCCACGCGTCGCGGACCCCACGGACCCCTGGTCCCGGCGCGACGCGT from Deinococcus sedimenti carries:
- a CDS encoding type II secretion system protein; translation: MNGARSGFTLTELLIVMAVSGIVMTALLNLVFSSQRMYQADMARVAVNQNASVALTAMTNDLRQAGERMTRDVPALLVSGSKGSETITMRRSILDAVLPVCKDVKAGTATDVVFVSKKGGGKADKYPDGCKDTSTELGLDEWKAYRIKQGGKVDAYIYDPVTKVGEMFVYDAEDNSGQHIHRGGGKWLNDYEADHSPRLYIMEEVSYQQDGTYLTRKVGTGDAVRYLPGVTEFDIQPFVLQSGTPTVVTGSFPTSPLTWKDLYRLDIVLTAQQKVGTSTGTRTFTSSFVPRNVFSEDR
- a CDS encoding type IV pilus modification PilV family protein is translated as MNHQQGFTLIEVLVTISVIAIGVMALIALMLSIFRVNQQADTKTQAIQLAQREFDDLKREALTTIPVTGKTEENVTYNNRAFTIRQEYCVTTSFCASNQKSVRLSILSGTTVLFMGETVLTDLRAK
- a CDS encoding pilus assembly FimT family protein yields the protein MISPAIRNARPTVRRFARRSEDAFTLIEILVVIAILGILGTIAAFNVGRLRQPADEAARALNSVLTASRARAIASTSAVRIQRPASSRVYTTSVATSCAAPASGWTTLPALTYTAPNDLTISTFATEWTSCFTSRGILTGSSTLPTVTFTDKNARSRTVTVYAGGATEVK